The following are from one region of the Heterodontus francisci isolate sHetFra1 chromosome 34, sHetFra1.hap1, whole genome shotgun sequence genome:
- the LOC137348595 gene encoding gastrula zinc finger protein XlCGF8.2DB-like produces the protein MGLWEGIQLPIKARNSSAHSHWERPFTCSMCGKGFIALSKLHMRVHTGERLFSSLCGKGFTESTNLQVHAGERPFSRSICGKGFTQKSSLLAHQWLHIGERPFTCFVCGKGFTSFQPDGSPASSQVTAGVGFCCYCCC, from the coding sequence atgggactgtgggaagggattcaattgccCATCAAAGCTAGAAATTCATCAGCGCACTCACactgggagaggccgttcacctgctcaatgtgtgggaagggattcatagcATTATCCAAGCTCCATAtgagagttcacactggggaaaggctGTTCTCCTctttgtgtgggaagggattcactgagtcaaccaacctgcaagttcacgctggggagaggccattctcacGCTCcatatgtgggaagggattcactcagaaaTCCAGCCTGCTGGCACACCAATGGCTTCAcattggggagagaccgttcacctgctttgtgtgtgggaagggattcaccagTTTCCAACCTGATGggtcaccagcgagttcacaagtgactgcaggggttggattctgctgttattgctgctgttaa
- the LOC137349024 gene encoding zinc finger protein 850-like, which translates to MEQLWKCRECGKGFNSPSQLEAHQCSYTGERPFTFSVCGKGFAHSSDLLTHQQIHTDQRPCKCSDCEKSFKSRNVLLKHQRTQTGERPFTCSLCGKGFTWLSQLLTHQHTHTGERPFPCSMCGKGFTRSSDLLTHQWVHTGERPFTCSVCGKGFTRSSHLLTHQRVHTGEKPFSCSMCGKGFTQLSHLLTHQLVHTDQRPFNCSDCEKSFKSRNDLLKHQRTHTGERPFTCSDCGKGFTNASNLLRHQRVHTGERPFICSVCGKGFTHLSSLLTHELVHTDQRPFKCSDCEKRFKSRNYLMQHQRIHTGERPFTCSVCGKGFTRSSSLHTHQRVHTGEKEFKCSDCDKSFKSPRSLREHQRIHTGSTPFSCSHCRKRFRRLSNLLTHQRVHTGERPFTCSVCGKGFTQSSNLLTHQRVHTHERPFKCPDCRKCYKSSVELTCHQRVHTDERPFRCSHCGTGFRRLSELTVHQRTHTGERPFTCSVCGKGFTHSSDMLRHQRTHTGERPFTCFVCGKGFTQSSHLTTHQLVHTDKKPFKCSDCERSFKSKRDLLIHERIHTGERPFTCCECGKGFSLSSNLLRHQRAHTGERPFTCSVCGKGFTLSSNLFRHQRVHK; encoded by the exons ATGGAGCAACTGTGGAAATGTagggaatgtgggaagggattcaattctcCATCCCAGCTCGAAGCTCATCAATGCAgctacactggggagaggccattcactttctcagtgtgtgggaaaggattcgctCACTCATCTGATTTACTGACACACCAGCAAATTCACACTGATCAGCGACCttgtaaatgttctgactgtgagaagagctttaaaagcagaaatgtgctgctgaaacaccaacgcacgcagactggggagaggccgttcacttgttctttgtgtgggaagggattcacttggtTATCTCAGCTTCTgacacaccaacacactcacaccggggagaggccattcccctgttccatgtgtgggaagggattcactaggtCATCTGACCTTTTGACACACCaatgggttcacactggggagaggccattcacctgctcagtgtgtgggaagggattcacaaggtcatcccacctgctgacacaccagcgagttcacactggggagaagccgttcagctgctccatgtgtgggaagggatttactcagttatcccacctgctgacacaccaacttgttcacactgatcagagacctttcaaCTGTtccgactgtgagaagagctttaaaagcagaaatgatctgctgaaacaccaacgtactcacactggggagaggccgttcacctgctctgattgtgggaagggattcactaatgcatccaacctgctgagacaccagcgagttcacactggggagaggcctttcatctgctccgtgtgtgggaagggattcactcacctATCCTCTCTGCTGACACatgaacttgttcacactgatcagagaccgtttaaatgttctgactgtgagaagagatttaaaagcaGAAACTACTTGAtgcaacaccagcga AT tcacaccggggagaggccattcacctgctccgtgtgtggcaagggattcactcggtcatccagcCTCcatacacaccagcgagttcatactggagAGAAAGAGTTTAAATGCTCAGACTGTGACAAGAGCTTTAAAAGCCCACGTTCACTGAGGGAGCACCAACGCATTCACACCGGTTCCACACCATTCAGCTGCTCTCACTGCAGGAAGAGGTTCAGGCGATTGTCcaatctgctgacacaccagcgagttcacaccggggagaggccattcacctgctctgtgtgtgggaagggattcactcaatcatccaacctgctgacacaccaacggGTTCACACTcacgagagaccttttaaatgcccAGACTGCAGGAAGTGTTATAAAAGTTCTGTGGAACTGACGTGTCATCAAcgcgttcacactgatgagagaccattcaggtgttctcactgcgggactgggttcagaCGATTATCTGAACTGACTGtacaccagcgcactcacactggggagaggccgttcacctgctctgtctgCGGGAAGGGATTTACTCACTCCTCCGACATGCTGAGacaccagcgcactcacactggggagagaccgttcacctgctttgtctgtgggaagggattcactcagtcatcccacctcactacacatcaacttgttcacactgataagaaaccttttaaatgttctgactgtgagagaaGTTTTAAAAGCAAAAGGGATCTACTGATACATgaacgcattcacactggggagaggccattcacctgctgtgagtgtgggaagggattttctCTGTCATCTAACCTGCTGAGGCACCAACGGGCTCACACTGGggaaaggccgttcacctgctccgtgtgtgggaagggattcactctgtcatccaacCTGttcagacaccagcgagttcacaagtga